The genomic segment AACAAAAATAAAAGCAAAAATTGATAAAAATGGTGTATGTGAAGTAAAAGCATTAGCAAGTCATGATATGTTAAGTTATCAAGAAGCTGAAAGAGCTAAAAAAGAGGCAAACTTTATTACATATTTAGTTGCAAAAGTTGGTGGAAAAGTTGTATACGAAGTATCTTCTAGT from the Aliarcobacter cryaerophilus ATCC 43158 genome contains:
- the soxZ gene encoding thiosulfate oxidation carrier complex protein SoxZ encodes the protein MAGTTKIKAKIDKNGVCEVKALASHDMLSYQEAERAKKEANFITYLVAKVGGKVVYEVSSSQFLSKDPYFKFSFTGAKAGDDIEITWKDLKGNSDTTVEKIK